The Paracoccus liaowanqingii genome window below encodes:
- a CDS encoding DUF983 domain-containing protein, producing the protein MMPPPASRAAGTPTPDSPPRDPRTAVLRGLANRCPNCGEGQLLQGFLTVNAECDHCQAPLGRYPAADGPAFFTMTIMLLVLIPLLGIVWTVWRPEPLTLLAITGIIMTLMTLALLRLIKGAFIGYLWANNEQDRGA; encoded by the coding sequence ATGATGCCCCCTCCGGCCAGCCGGGCCGCAGGCACTCCCACCCCCGACAGCCCGCCCCGCGATCCCCGCACGGCAGTCCTGCGGGGGCTGGCGAACCGCTGCCCCAATTGCGGCGAGGGGCAGCTGCTGCAGGGTTTCCTGACGGTGAATGCCGAATGCGACCACTGTCAGGCGCCGCTCGGCCGCTATCCGGCGGCGGACGGCCCGGCCTTCTTCACCATGACGATCATGCTTCTGGTCCTGATCCCGCTTCTGGGCATCGTCTGGACCGTCTGGCGCCCCGAGCCGCTGACCCTGCTGGCCATCACCGGCATCATCATGACGCTGATGACGCTGGCGCTGCTGCGGCTGATCAAGGGGGCCTTCATCGGCTATCTCTGGGCCAACAACGAACAGGACCGGGGCGCCTGA
- a CDS encoding acyl-CoA synthetase: MAKFSSYDDRDRIEAESRYEDRDLPVTIYEFLARTAARVPTRPAISFQLLSGPRDPSVTLSWQDLLERVTETANLFRSLGVGPDDTIAYLLPNSIETPVVLLAGATAGIVNPINPLLDTRQIAGILRETRAKVLVTLRAFPKTDVAQKAAEAVAQAPDVTHVIEIDLNRHLRGIKRFIVPLIRPKVKVRHRAKILNFEAAASAHSHKQLDFDDVRQDRVAAYFHTGGTTGTPKVAQHKYSGMIYNGWLGGTLLFDETDVLMCPLPMFHVFAAYPVLMSCISSGAHMVMPTPAGYRGDGVFDNFWGLIERWQATFLITVPTAIAALMQRPVNADVSSLKTAISGSAPLPIELYNRFKAATGVEIAEGYGLTEATCLVSCNPVDGKKKVGSVGIPLPHTHVRILNHSEAGQVQECATDEVGEICIANPGVFPGSTYTEADKNHRLFCDDVYLRTGDLGRLDADGYLWITGRAKDLIIRGGHNIDPAEIEEGLLSHPAVSFVGAIGQPDAFAGELPCAYVELVAGAEVSIKELMEHARTHIHERAAIPKHVEILPELPKTAVGKIFKPELRKLAITRVFDAVLEGTGAHVTAVQEDKKRGLVARLSHAGADEAEVAARLGEFTTPWDWDRT; this comes from the coding sequence ATGGCCAAGTTCAGCAGCTACGACGACCGCGATCGGATCGAGGCCGAGAGCCGCTACGAGGACCGCGACCTGCCGGTGACGATCTACGAGTTTCTGGCCCGCACCGCCGCGCGCGTGCCGACCCGACCGGCGATCTCGTTCCAGTTGCTGTCGGGGCCGCGCGATCCGTCCGTCACGCTGAGCTGGCAGGACCTGCTGGAGCGGGTGACCGAGACCGCGAACCTTTTCCGCAGCCTGGGCGTGGGGCCGGACGACACCATCGCCTATCTGCTGCCCAACAGCATCGAGACGCCGGTCGTGCTGCTGGCCGGGGCCACGGCGGGGATCGTCAATCCGATCAACCCGCTTCTGGACACCCGCCAGATCGCCGGGATCCTGCGCGAGACGCGGGCCAAGGTGCTGGTGACGCTGCGGGCCTTCCCCAAGACCGACGTGGCCCAGAAGGCCGCCGAGGCCGTGGCCCAGGCCCCCGACGTGACCCATGTGATCGAGATCGACCTGAACCGTCATCTGCGCGGCATCAAGCGCTTCATCGTGCCGCTGATCCGGCCCAAGGTGAAGGTCCGCCACAGGGCCAAGATCCTGAACTTCGAGGCGGCGGCCAGCGCGCACAGCCACAAGCAGCTGGATTTCGACGATGTCCGGCAGGACCGGGTCGCGGCCTATTTCCACACCGGCGGCACGACCGGCACGCCCAAGGTGGCGCAGCACAAGTATTCCGGCATGATCTACAACGGCTGGCTGGGGGGCACGCTGCTCTTCGACGAGACCGACGTGCTGATGTGCCCGCTGCCGATGTTCCATGTCTTCGCGGCCTATCCGGTGCTGATGTCCTGCATCTCATCGGGTGCGCACATGGTCATGCCGACGCCTGCGGGGTATCGCGGCGACGGCGTCTTCGACAACTTCTGGGGCCTGATCGAGCGCTGGCAGGCGACCTTCCTGATCACCGTCCCCACCGCCATCGCGGCCCTGATGCAGCGCCCCGTGAATGCCGATGTCAGCAGTCTCAAGACCGCGATCTCGGGATCGGCTCCGCTGCCGATCGAGCTGTACAACCGCTTCAAGGCCGCCACCGGCGTCGAGATCGCCGAGGGCTATGGCCTGACCGAGGCGACCTGCCTGGTCAGCTGCAACCCGGTGGACGGCAAGAAGAAGGTGGGTTCGGTCGGCATCCCGCTGCCCCACACGCATGTGCGGATCCTCAACCATAGCGAGGCGGGCCAGGTGCAGGAATGCGCCACCGACGAGGTCGGAGAGATCTGCATCGCCAATCCCGGAGTCTTCCCCGGCTCGACCTATACCGAGGCGGACAAGAACCACCGGCTGTTCTGCGACGACGTCTATCTGCGCACCGGCGATCTGGGGCGGCTGGATGCGGACGGCTATCTGTGGATCACGGGCCGGGCCAAGGACCTGATCATCCGGGGCGGCCACAACATCGATCCGGCCGAGATCGAGGAGGGGCTGCTGTCCCACCCGGCGGTGTCCTTCGTGGGGGCCATCGGCCAGCCCGACGCCTTCGCGGGCGAGCTGCCCTGCGCCTATGTCGAACTGGTCGCGGGGGCCGAGGTGTCGATCAAGGAGCTGATGGAGCACGCCAGGACGCATATCCACGAGCGCGCGGCGATCCCCAAGCATGTCGAGATCCTGCCCGAGCTGCCCAAGACCGCCGTCGGCAAGATCTTCAAGCCCGAGCTGCGCAAGCTGGCGATCACCCGGGTCTTCGATGCGGTGCTGGAGGGGACCGGCGCCCATGTCACCGCGGTCCAGGAGGACAAGAAGCGCGGGCTGGTGGCGCGCCTGTCGCATGCAGGCGCCGACGAGGCCGAGGTGGCCGCCCGGCTTGGCGAGTTCACGACGCCTTGGGACTGGGACAGGACCTGA
- the lysM gene encoding peptidoglycan-binding protein LysM: MAIWDFVKDAGKAVFGKAEAAPAPAATPADAAPATPAAKADADVETQRKVAALKAELQSLNLDAGDVHLRLRGDTVVVESRGADREVLEKLILAVGNIQGIAKVEADLPEDAPAPVFHTVKKGETLSAIAKDHLGSAAQYNAIFEANRPMLSDPDKIYPGQVLRIPATA; this comes from the coding sequence ATGGCCATCTGGGATTTCGTGAAAGATGCCGGCAAGGCTGTCTTCGGCAAGGCCGAGGCCGCGCCCGCCCCCGCGGCAACCCCGGCGGACGCCGCCCCGGCCACCCCCGCCGCGAAGGCGGATGCGGACGTCGAGACGCAGCGCAAGGTCGCGGCGCTCAAGGCCGAGCTGCAATCGCTGAACCTGGATGCCGGCGACGTGCATCTGCGGCTGCGCGGCGACACGGTGGTGGTCGAATCGCGCGGGGCCGACCGCGAGGTTCTGGAAAAGCTGATCCTGGCGGTCGGCAACATCCAAGGCATCGCCAAGGTCGAGGCCGATCTGCCCGAGGATGCGCCCGCCCCCGTCTTCCATACGGTGAAGAAGGGCGAGACCCTGTCGGCCATAGCCAAGGACCATCTGGGCAGCGCCGCGCAGTACAACGCCATCTTCGAGGCGAACCGGCCCATGCTGAGCGATCCCGACAAGATCTATCCCGGCCAGGTGCTGCGGATCCCCGCCACGGCGTGA
- a CDS encoding CAP domain-containing protein, producing the protein MKHRVLALTVAGLLAAACSPQAATPPPKDPHAVQVGPPGAALCRPAGAAQTAAGAAATNALRGPAGLVAVTPDPLLSRVAAAHACDMARRGRMTHLGTTTTGPAMRLKQAGYRPAISAENIAAGPFSLSRVLAEWTASPGHRANILLPQMRDFGVGQALGPDGRNTYWVAVYAAPR; encoded by the coding sequence ATGAAACACAGGGTCCTGGCCCTGACAGTGGCCGGGCTTCTGGCGGCGGCATGCAGCCCGCAGGCCGCGACACCGCCCCCCAAGGACCCCCATGCCGTGCAGGTCGGCCCGCCCGGCGCGGCCCTCTGCCGGCCCGCGGGTGCCGCCCAGACCGCCGCGGGCGCCGCCGCCACGAATGCCCTGCGCGGGCCTGCCGGGCTGGTTGCCGTCACCCCCGATCCGCTGCTGTCCCGGGTGGCCGCCGCCCATGCCTGCGACATGGCCCGGCGGGGGCGCATGACCCATCTGGGCACCACCACCACCGGCCCCGCGATGCGGCTGAAGCAGGCGGGCTACCGGCCCGCCATCTCGGCCGAGAATATCGCGGCGGGCCCGTTCTCGCTGTCGCGGGTGCTGGCGGAATGGACCGCCTCGCCGGGGCACCGGGCCAATATCCTGCTGCCGCAGATGCGCGATTTCGGCGTGGGTCAGGCGCTTGGGCCGGACGGGCGGAATACCTATTGGGTGGCGGTCTATGCCGCGCCGCGCTGA
- a CDS encoding ABC transporter transmembrane domain-containing protein, protein MRRGAGNQEDRPTSRQVGALGALWPFVRPYRLQVMLAMLALVVTSGISLILPLAARRVVDNFDDGAGLLDRYFGAALLIVAALALGTAARYFFVTRLGERVVADIRKAVYARVITLSPAFFERVMTGEILSRITTDTTLIQSVVGSSLSIALRNMLILAGGMAMLAWTSVKLMAMVLLIVPAILIPIILLGRRLRALSRANQDWIAASSGTASETLLAAQTVQAYTAEARSIARFDEVTEQSYRVARTRIATRAVMTAIVIFLIFAGVIGVLWIGARDVQEGAMTAGQLVQFVIYAILVSSATGALSEIWGELQRAAGATERLAELLSAEDTLVDPPHPQPLPQPLRGQIALQGVGFRFPTRPDAAALDGIDLTIRPGETVALVGPSGAGKTTVIQLIQRFWDPAEGRVTLDGIDLRDLARTDLRGQIALVPQDPVIFAASAAENIRLGRPEASDAEVQAAARAAHAHEFIAALPQGYETALGERGVMLSGGQRQRVAIARAMLRDAPILLLDEATSALDAESESLVQAAVNRLAQGRTTIVVAHRLATVKQADRIVVLDQGRIVATGSHDQLVAEGGLYARLARMQFTDGPGRQGDPALARTA, encoded by the coding sequence ATGAGACGCGGCGCAGGCAATCAGGAAGACCGGCCCACCAGCAGGCAGGTGGGGGCGCTTGGCGCGCTGTGGCCCTTCGTGCGGCCCTATCGCCTTCAGGTGATGCTGGCGATGCTGGCGCTGGTCGTGACCTCGGGTATCAGCCTGATCCTGCCCTTGGCCGCGCGCCGCGTGGTCGACAATTTCGACGACGGGGCGGGGCTGCTGGACCGCTATTTCGGCGCCGCGCTGCTGATCGTGGCGGCGCTGGCCCTGGGCACGGCGGCGCGCTATTTCTTCGTGACACGCTTGGGCGAGCGGGTCGTGGCCGACATCCGGAAGGCCGTCTATGCCCGCGTCATCACCCTGTCCCCCGCCTTCTTCGAACGCGTCATGACCGGAGAGATCCTGTCGCGCATCACCACCGACACGACGCTGATCCAGTCGGTCGTGGGCTCGTCGCTGTCCATCGCGCTGCGCAACATGCTGATCCTGGCGGGAGGCATGGCGATGCTGGCTTGGACCTCGGTCAAGCTGATGGCGATGGTGCTGCTGATCGTGCCCGCGATCCTGATCCCGATCATCCTGCTGGGGCGGCGCCTGCGCGCGCTGTCGCGGGCCAACCAGGACTGGATCGCGGCGTCCTCGGGCACCGCGTCCGAGACGCTGCTGGCCGCCCAGACCGTGCAGGCCTATACCGCCGAGGCGCGCAGCATCGCCCGTTTCGACGAGGTGACCGAACAGTCCTATCGCGTGGCCCGGACCCGCATCGCCACACGCGCGGTGATGACCGCCATCGTGATCTTCCTGATCTTCGCGGGCGTCATCGGCGTGTTGTGGATCGGCGCGCGCGACGTGCAGGAGGGCGCGATGACGGCGGGCCAGCTGGTGCAGTTCGTCATCTACGCGATCCTGGTGTCCAGCGCGACCGGCGCCCTGTCCGAGATCTGGGGCGAATTGCAGCGCGCCGCCGGCGCGACCGAGCGTCTGGCCGAGCTGCTGTCGGCCGAGGACACGCTGGTCGATCCGCCCCATCCGCAGCCCCTGCCGCAGCCCCTGCGCGGCCAGATCGCGCTGCAGGGGGTGGGGTTCCGCTTTCCCACGCGCCCCGATGCGGCGGCCCTGGACGGGATCGACCTGACCATCCGCCCCGGAGAGACGGTGGCGCTTGTCGGCCCCTCGGGCGCGGGCAAGACGACGGTGATCCAGCTGATCCAGCGGTTCTGGGACCCGGCCGAGGGGCGGGTGACGCTGGACGGGATCGACCTGCGCGACCTGGCCCGCACGGACCTGCGCGGCCAAATTGCGCTGGTGCCGCAGGACCCGGTCATCTTCGCGGCCTCGGCGGCCGAGAACATCCGGCTTGGCCGTCCCGAGGCCAGCGATGCCGAGGTGCAGGCGGCGGCCCGGGCGGCCCATGCGCACGAGTTCATCGCCGCCCTGCCGCAGGGCTACGAGACGGCCTTGGGCGAACGCGGCGTGATGCTGTCGGGCGGCCAGCGCCAACGCGTGGCCATCGCCCGCGCCATGCTGCGCGACGCGCCGATCCTGCTGCTGGACGAGGCGACCAGCGCGCTGGACGCGGAATCCGAATCGCTGGTGCAGGCGGCGGTCAACCGGCTGGCCCAGGGACGCACCACGATCGTCGTGGCGCACCGCCTGGCGACCGTGAAGCAGGCCGACCGGATCGTCGTGCTGGATCAGGGCCGCATCGTGGCGACGGGCAGCCATGACCAGCTGGTGGCCGAGGGCGGGTTGTACGCGCGGCTGGCGCGGATGCAGTTCACCGACGGCCCGGGCCGGCAGGGCGACCCGGCGCTGGCGCGGACCGCCTGA
- a CDS encoding 5'-methylthioadenosine/S-adenosylhomocysteine nucleosidase (Enables the cleavage of the glycosidic bond in both 5'-methylthioadenosine and S-adenosylhomocysteine): MTRAPDPTAPDMIAGLPVLFVMAAEAEYGPTLRARIRPLMTGVGPVEAAVELTAALAALTVRPRLVVSLGSAGSARLAQGQVYQVGAVAWRDMDASALGFPRGCTPFLDLPRVIDIPHRIPGLPVASLSTGADIVSGPAYTAIAEDMVDMETFAHLRAAQRFRVPLIGLRGISDGAEALEGLADWTRHLQLIDGRLAAAIDLLEAALARRDPALALGA, translated from the coding sequence ATGACCCGCGCCCCCGACCCGACCGCCCCCGACATGATCGCGGGCCTGCCCGTCCTCTTCGTCATGGCGGCCGAGGCGGAATACGGCCCGACTTTGCGCGCCCGCATCCGGCCCCTGATGACCGGCGTGGGGCCTGTCGAGGCCGCCGTGGAACTGACTGCCGCATTGGCCGCCCTGACGGTGCGCCCTCGGCTGGTCGTCTCGCTTGGATCGGCGGGATCGGCGCGGCTGGCGCAGGGGCAGGTCTATCAGGTGGGCGCGGTCGCGTGGCGCGACATGGATGCCAGCGCGCTCGGGTTCCCGCGCGGCTGCACGCCGTTCCTGGACCTGCCGCGGGTGATCGACATCCCCCATCGCATCCCCGGCCTGCCCGTGGCTAGCCTGTCGACCGGCGCCGACATCGTCAGCGGCCCCGCCTACACGGCCATCGCCGAGGACATGGTCGACATGGAGACCTTTGCCCATCTGCGCGCGGCGCAGCGTTTCAGGGTGCCGCTGATCGGGCTGCGCGGCATCTCGGACGGGGCCGAGGCGCTGGAGGGCCTGGCCGACTGGACCCGGCACCTGCAGCTGATCGACGGCCGCCTGGCCGCGGCGATCGACCTGCTGGAGGCCGCGCTGGCCCGCCGGGACCCGGCGCTGGCCCTCGGGGCGTGA
- the zapE gene encoding cell division protein ZapE translates to MGQVSDLYSRKVAAGQLRADPAQQQVLPHMDHVLDQMQAAPAPKRSAWRAFLGVGSPDPAPAAKGLYLWGGVGRGKSMLMDLMAEAAGQIPCRRVHFHEFMQEIQAGLNEARKRGQQDTVRPVAEGVARQTRLLCFDEMQITDIADAMIVGRLFQVLFDQGVTVVTTSNRVPEDLYKHGLNRQLFLPFIGLIRERMEVVCLDSQTDYRQNRQGGPVWFAPADVQAKAALDGVWSDLTGDATPEPLTIAVQGRQVTLPAHAGRVARSSFWDLCGRPLGPADYLAVARAVDVLLIDGVPRLSASNYNEARRFVTLIDALYEAKVRLIASAADEPEQLYNEGEGSFEFERTASRLREMQDAAWGRRADAAPPEEAESATA, encoded by the coding sequence ATGGGTCAGGTCAGCGATCTCTACTCCCGCAAGGTGGCGGCGGGGCAGCTGCGCGCGGACCCCGCGCAGCAGCAGGTGCTGCCCCACATGGACCATGTGCTGGACCAGATGCAGGCCGCCCCCGCACCCAAGCGCTCGGCCTGGCGGGCGTTCCTGGGGGTGGGCAGCCCCGATCCCGCGCCCGCCGCCAAGGGGCTGTACCTCTGGGGCGGGGTGGGGCGGGGCAAGTCGATGCTGATGGACCTGATGGCCGAGGCGGCGGGCCAGATCCCCTGCCGCCGCGTGCATTTCCACGAGTTCATGCAGGAGATCCAGGCCGGTCTGAACGAGGCGCGCAAGCGCGGCCAGCAGGACACCGTGCGCCCCGTGGCCGAGGGCGTCGCCCGCCAGACCCGGCTGCTGTGCTTCGACGAGATGCAGATCACCGACATCGCCGACGCGATGATCGTGGGGCGGCTGTTCCAGGTGCTGTTCGACCAAGGGGTGACGGTGGTCACCACCTCGAACCGGGTGCCCGAGGATCTCTACAAGCACGGGCTGAACCGGCAGCTGTTTTTGCCCTTCATCGGCCTGATCCGCGAGCGGATGGAGGTTGTCTGCCTGGACAGCCAGACCGACTATCGCCAGAACCGCCAGGGCGGGCCGGTCTGGTTCGCCCCCGCCGATGTGCAGGCCAAGGCGGCCTTGGACGGCGTCTGGTCCGACCTGACCGGGGATGCGACCCCGGAGCCGCTGACCATCGCCGTGCAGGGCCGGCAGGTCACCCTGCCCGCCCATGCGGGGCGGGTGGCGCGGTCCAGCTTCTGGGACCTGTGCGGGCGCCCCCTGGGCCCGGCGGATTACCTGGCGGTGGCACGCGCCGTGGATGTGCTGCTGATCGACGGCGTGCCGCGCCTGTCGGCCTCGAACTACAACGAGGCGCGGCGCTTCGTCACGCTGATCGACGCCCTCTACGAGGCCAAGGTCCGCCTGATCGCCAGCGCCGCCGACGAGCCCGAGCAGCTGTACAACGAGGGCGAGGGCAGCTTCGAATTCGAACGCACCGCCAGCCGCCTGCGCGAGATGCAGGATGCGGCCTGGGGACGGCGCGCGGATGCCGCCCCGCCCGAAGAGGCCGAAAGCGCGACCGCCTAG
- a CDS encoding DsbA family protein, with the protein MPTRRILLAATAAATALAALPALAQAPARANPMPEELRRALERDPTAPVLGNPDGDITLTEFFDYNCPHCRTMLPLVQQLVSSDPNLRVVYREWPVFGAGSDFAARASLATLPMGRYWQMHAGLLTMRGRAEEATVMRVARDIGLDEAALRQGMLAEPIERHINTSDMLADHMGLAGTPSFICGDEAVFGAMTLDELRELVARGRRTMGVAS; encoded by the coding sequence ATGCCGACCCGGCGCATCCTTCTGGCCGCCACCGCCGCGGCCACGGCCCTCGCGGCCCTTCCCGCCTTGGCGCAGGCCCCCGCCCGCGCCAACCCCATGCCCGAGGAGCTGCGCCGCGCGCTGGAACGCGACCCGACCGCGCCGGTGCTGGGCAACCCGGATGGCGACATCACCCTGACCGAGTTCTTCGACTACAACTGCCCACATTGCCGCACGATGCTGCCGCTGGTCCAGCAGCTGGTCAGCAGCGACCCGAACCTGCGCGTGGTCTATCGCGAATGGCCGGTCTTCGGTGCCGGATCGGATTTCGCGGCCCGCGCCTCGCTGGCGACGCTGCCGATGGGGCGCTACTGGCAGATGCATGCGGGTCTGCTGACCATGCGCGGCCGTGCCGAGGAGGCGACGGTGATGCGCGTGGCCCGCGACATCGGCCTGGACGAGGCCGCGCTGCGCCAAGGCATGCTGGCCGAGCCGATCGAGCGGCACATCAACACCAGCGACATGCTGGCCGATCACATGGGGCTGGCGGGCACGCCCAGTTTCATCTGCGGCGACGAGGCCGTCTTCGGCGCCATGACGCTGGACGAGCTGCGCGAGCTGGTCGCGCGCGGGCGCCGGACGATGGGCGTGGCCAGCTAG
- a CDS encoding HNH endonuclease family protein gives MRKSRSLDGGVTLPSDLPGAEDPEALAEVPVCPLCLRPIPSDVPQSRHHLVPKLRGGKGGPTVLLHHICHKTIHKTLRETELARNVNTIEALREHPDLAPFWAWIAKRPPGFAGKTR, from the coding sequence ATGCGGAAATCACGATCCCTGGACGGCGGCGTCACGTTGCCGTCAGACCTGCCCGGCGCGGAGGATCCCGAGGCGCTGGCCGAGGTCCCCGTCTGCCCCCTGTGCCTGCGCCCCATCCCGTCGGATGTGCCGCAGAGCCGCCATCACCTGGTCCCCAAGCTGCGGGGCGGCAAGGGCGGACCCACGGTGCTGCTGCACCACATCTGCCACAAGACGATCCACAAGACCCTGCGCGAGACCGAGCTGGCCCGCAACGTCAACACCATCGAGGCGCTGCGCGAGCATCCCGATCTGGCGCCCTTCTGGGCCTGGATCGCCAAGCGCCCGCCGGGCTTCGCCGGCAAGACGCGCTGA
- the ettA gene encoding energy-dependent translational throttle protein EttA → MASHQFVYHMDGVSKTYPGGKKVFENIKLNFLPGVKIGVVGVNGSGKSSLMRVMAGIDKDFTGEAWAAKGATVGYLPQEPQLDESLDVRGNVMLGVAKKQAKLDRYNELAMNYSDETAEEMSALQDQIDAENLWDLDSQVDVAMEALRCPPDEADVATLSGGERRRVALCKLLLEAPDMLLLDEPTNHLDAETIAWLQKHLIEYKGTILTVTHDRYFLDDITSWILELERGRGLPHEGNYSSWLEAKAKRVAQEAREDKSKQKVLERELEWIRAGAKARQAKQKARVNAYNEMANKTEKERIANAQIIIPNGERLGGKVIEVVGLKKAMGDKLLIENLDFTIPPGGIVGVIGPNGAGKSTLFRMLTGQEQPDEGTITLGDTVQLSYVDQSRDALGDGKNVWEEISGGAELIALGDATMNSRAYCSAFNFKGSDQQKKVGTLSGGERNRVHMAKLLKAGGNVLLLDEPTNDLDVETLQALEAALDDFAGCAVIISHDRFFLDRLCTHILAFEGDAHVEWFEGNFEAYEEDKIRRLGPDSVNPKRVKYKKFTR, encoded by the coding sequence ATGGCATCACATCAGTTCGTCTATCACATGGACGGCGTGTCCAAGACCTATCCCGGCGGCAAGAAGGTCTTTGAAAACATCAAGCTGAACTTCCTGCCCGGCGTCAAGATCGGCGTCGTGGGCGTCAACGGCTCGGGCAAATCCAGCCTGATGCGCGTCATGGCGGGCATCGACAAGGACTTCACCGGCGAGGCCTGGGCCGCCAAGGGCGCGACCGTGGGTTACCTGCCGCAGGAGCCGCAGCTGGACGAGAGCCTGGACGTGCGCGGCAACGTCATGCTGGGCGTGGCCAAGAAGCAGGCCAAGCTGGACCGCTACAACGAGCTGGCGATGAACTACTCGGACGAGACCGCCGAGGAGATGTCGGCCCTGCAGGACCAGATCGACGCCGAGAACCTGTGGGATCTGGACAGCCAGGTCGATGTCGCGATGGAGGCCCTGCGCTGCCCGCCCGACGAGGCCGATGTCGCAACCCTGTCGGGCGGCGAACGCCGCCGGGTGGCGCTGTGCAAGCTGCTGCTCGAGGCGCCCGACATGCTGCTCTTGGACGAGCCGACCAACCACCTGGACGCGGAAACCATCGCCTGGCTGCAGAAGCACCTGATCGAATACAAGGGCACGATCCTGACCGTGACCCACGACCGCTATTTCCTGGACGACATCACCTCGTGGATCCTGGAGCTGGAGCGGGGCCGGGGCTTGCCGCACGAGGGCAACTATTCGTCCTGGCTGGAGGCCAAGGCCAAGCGGGTGGCCCAGGAGGCGCGCGAGGACAAGTCCAAGCAGAAGGTGCTGGAACGCGAGCTGGAATGGATCCGCGCCGGCGCGAAGGCCCGCCAGGCCAAGCAGAAGGCCCGCGTCAACGCCTATAACGAGATGGCGAACAAGACCGAGAAGGAACGCATCGCCAACGCCCAGATCATCATCCCCAATGGCGAGCGCCTTGGCGGCAAGGTGATCGAGGTCGTGGGCCTGAAGAAGGCCATGGGCGACAAGCTGCTGATCGAGAACCTGGATTTCACCATCCCCCCCGGCGGCATCGTGGGCGTGATCGGTCCCAACGGCGCGGGCAAATCGACGCTGTTCCGCATGCTGACCGGGCAGGAGCAGCCCGACGAGGGCACGATCACCCTGGGCGACACGGTCCAGCTGTCCTATGTCGACCAGTCGCGCGACGCGCTTGGCGACGGCAAGAACGTGTGGGAGGAGATCAGCGGCGGGGCCGAGCTGATCGCGTTGGGCGATGCGACGATGAACAGCCGCGCCTATTGCTCGGCCTTCAACTTCAAGGGCAGCGACCAGCAGAAGAAGGTCGGCACCCTGTCGGGCGGCGAACGCAACCGCGTGCACATGGCTAAGCTGCTGAAGGCGGGCGGCAACGTGCTGCTGCTGGACGAACCGACCAACGATCTGGACGTCGAGACCCTGCAGGCGTTGGAAGCGGCGCTGGACGATTTCGCGGGCTGCGCGGTGATCATCTCGCACGACCGCTTCTTCCTGGACCGGCTGTGCACGCATATCCTGGCCTTCGAGGGCGACGCCCATGTCGAATGGTTCGAGGGCAATTTCGAAGCCTACGAGGAAGACAAGATCCGCCGCCTCGGCCCGGATTCGGTCAACCCCAAGCGGGTGAAGTACAAGAAGTTCACGCGCTGA
- a CDS encoding sulfotransferase family protein, with protein sequence MDDAMARVITTLAISPAFDPAGQPRKPGALCIGAQKAGTSWLAQMLGQHPQVWIPPFKEVQYFNHLHIPEHRKWIGWHYRNKPQEIRQRHVTRKVEMPPEFDAYLNAVTSGRMFHNQWYKRIFAPAPTHAMPMDFTPEYSGLPDEGVQAVRDFLPKARVIYLIRHPVDRAISQLRMNLRREKRSPATEADWLAEVANPVLDERGDYATYLPRWLARYPDMLVIPFGRIARAPHEVMDAVEAHLDIGPCFYGNLTQKVFANPAGLMPPPQAVAALEARLAPQVQAIRDLMGDDFVAEIR encoded by the coding sequence ATGGCGCGCGTGATCACCACGCTGGCCATCAGCCCGGCCTTCGATCCAGCTGGCCAGCCGCGCAAGCCGGGCGCGCTGTGCATCGGCGCGCAGAAGGCGGGGACCAGCTGGCTGGCGCAGATGCTGGGCCAGCATCCGCAGGTCTGGATCCCGCCCTTCAAGGAGGTGCAGTATTTCAACCACCTGCACATCCCCGAGCACCGCAAGTGGATCGGCTGGCACTATCGCAACAAGCCGCAGGAGATCCGCCAGCGCCACGTGACGCGCAAGGTCGAGATGCCGCCGGAATTCGACGCCTACCTGAATGCCGTGACCAGCGGCAGGATGTTCCACAACCAGTGGTACAAGCGCATCTTCGCGCCCGCGCCCACCCATGCCATGCCGATGGACTTCACCCCCGAATATTCCGGCCTGCCGGACGAGGGCGTGCAGGCGGTCCGCGATTTCCTGCCCAAGGCCCGCGTGATCTATCTGATCCGCCACCCGGTCGACCGCGCCATCTCGCAGCTGCGCATGAACCTGCGCCGCGAGAAGCGGAGCCCCGCGACCGAGGCGGACTGGCTGGCCGAGGTGGCGAACCCGGTGCTGGACGAGCGCGGCGATTACGCGACCTATCTGCCGCGCTGGCTGGCGCGCTATCCCGACATGCTGGTCATTCCCTTCGGCCGCATCGCCCGCGCGCCCCACGAGGTGATGGACGCGGTCGAGGCCCATCTGGACATCGGGCCCTGCTTCTACGGCAACCTGACGCAGAAGGTCTTCGCCAACCCCGCGGGCCTGATGCCGCCCCCGCAGGCGGTGGCCGCGCTGGAGGCCCGGCTTGCGCCCCAGGTGCAGGCGATCCGCGACCTGATGGGCGACGATTTCGTGGCCGAGATCCGCTGA